The genomic DNA TACCGAGATACTGACTGATCAGCGTTTCCGGTATCTTGCGCCCTTCCAGACGGTTCAAAAGCGCATCGACGGCAGCAGTTGCGACCGGATGCGGCCAGTAATAGCGAATGCGGTCGCTATAGGAGAAATGGCGTTGCAGGCGCAGTTCTTCCGCATCACCGTGATAGTATTTTTCCCAGTTCTTCGGCTCTGCGAGAAGTAGCGCTTCCATCTTACCGCGCAGGGTTTCTTCTTCCGGCAGTTTGTCGAGGAAAGCTGCAATCTGGTCGAGACCGTAAAGCGCCTCGCGCAGTGCAAAAGTCAGGCCGGGGCCGACTTTCAGAATGGTGAAACCGTCATCAACCAGATCGGAAAGCGCTTCCACCGGCTGATAGTCGGTGGAGTGGGCTTCAAAGACGAATTGCGCCATTTCGCTGAGAACACCGCTTAACGCCGTCGCCTTTTCACTGTTGTAGAAGACGACATTTTCGTTGCCGAACTCGACGCCCGGCTGCACCACGACGCCGATGGCGCGGGCGAATGCGTCTTCCAGTCCGAGTGCTGCGAAAGCCTTGCGGTGAATGGCGACGGTTTCAACTGCCGCGCCCGGCTTGGTCAGCTCCAGCTCTTCGATTTCTTCCATCGCTCCGCCGGGGATAGGGACTTCCGTGCCGATGATATAGACCGGTAGGTCGTATCCGGCTTCGTGGGCTGCTGCTTCCGAAACCTTGGCCAGGCGCGCTGCGCGCTCGGCGGTCACGGCATCGGGCAGTGCGACCGGCTCGCCAGCACAGCCCATCGAGGTATCGAGATGGATTTTGGTGAAGCCAGCGCGCACGAAGGCGTCGATCATCACATCCGACTTCGCAAGGGCTTCTTCGGCGGGCAGATGCTTCCACGGGTTGGGGCCGAGATGGTCGCCGCCCAGAATAAGCCGCTTGGTGTCGAAGCCGACACGGGCGGCGATGTCTTCCACAAAGCGGCGGAAGTCGGCAGGCGTCATGCCTGTATAGCCGCCGTCCTGATTGACCTGATTGCAGGTGGCCTCAATCAGCACGTCCGTGCTGGTCGCGATGCCTTCAAGAAGCGCGGCCTCGATCACCAGCGGATGCGCAGAGCAGATCGACGTGATGCCGCCGCGAACGCCGCTTGCATAACGGGCGGGAAGTGCGCTCAGAACATTCGTGCTGCTCATGCTGGAACTCCGTTTTTCTGCAGGAAGGCTTCAATTTCGGCCATGGTCGAGGTGCCTTCCATCGGTCCCTTGACGCCGACGGCGCGTGCGCCGGTGGCGTTGGCGATGACGAGGGCTTCTTTCGGTGCCATGTCGCGCAGCCAGCAGGTGACGAATGCCGCGCCAAAACTATCGCCCGCTCCGGTCGGGTCGATCTCATCGACCTTGAAAGCAGGCGCGAAAACTTCGCCGGACTGATCGAAATAGCTTGCGCCTTCCGCGCCGCGCTTGACCACGACGGCCTTCACGCCCCGCGCCAGCAGTTCTTCCACGGCTGCCTTTTCCTCGGTCGCCTTGGTGAAGAGGAAAATTTCCGGGCCGCTCGGCATGAACAGGTCGGTGTTTTCCAGCGCATGGGCCAGTGCCTGGCGCATGCCCGGCAATTCCAGCATTTCCTTGCGGATATTCGGGTCGAAGGACACGGTGCCACCCTTCGCCTTGATACGGATCGTCGCCTCGTGGATTGCAGAAACAATGCCTTCGGAGAACAGGGCGGAGCCCATGATATGCAGGTGATCGGCGGTCTCGATCAGCATTTCAGCTTCCGGCGTCAGGCCGATGGCGCTGCATGCGCTGTGCTTGATGTTGAAGATGAAATCGCGATTGCCATCCGGGCGATAACGCACGAAAGCGCTGCCGGTGGCGGCTGTCGGATGTACGCCGATGGCCGAAATATCCACGCCGTCCTTCTGCAAGCGCTCGATATTGAGCGCGCCGAAGTCATCATTGCCGACCGCGCTGACCATGCCGCAAGACTGGCCCATCTTGGCGGCCTGATCGATGAAGATTGCGGGCGCGCCGGAGGCGAACGGCCCGATCAATGGGATGGCGGTCTTGAAACCGTTGCCGGTTTCCACGGCCATGATTTCGACGACGATCTCGCCGATGGTGATGATCTTTTTCATAAGGTGCACCGCGATTACGTACGCATGGATTTCGAGCGCACGTCCAGCCAGACGGCAACCAGAATGACCACGCCCTTGACGATGAGCTGATAGAAATAGGGCACCGACAGCATGTTCATGCCGTTGTTGATGACACCGATGATGAGCGCGCCCAGAATGGTGCCGACCATGGTGCCGACGCCGCCGGCAAGCGAGGTGCCCCCAAGCACGACCGCCGCAATGGCGTCGAGTTCATAGCCCATGCCTGCATTGGTCTGTGCTGAGGACAGGCGCGAGGAGAGGAGAATGCCGCTGATGGCTGCCATGACGCCGGAGAGCATGAAGACGATGATCTTGATGCGGTCGACGCGGATGCCCGAATAGATCGCTGCTTCCTTGTTGCCGCCCGACAGATAGATGCGGCGACCGAAAACGGTCTTCGACAGCAGGATATAATTGAAGATGAACAGAACGCCGACGATCCAGATGATGATCGGCAGGCCGAGCCAGTTTTCCGAGCCGATGGCAAGCCAGGTATCGTTTTCGATGATTTCCGGTGCGCCATTGGTCGGCAGGCTGACCATGCCGCGATAGATGCCCATTGTCGCAACGGTCACGATGAAGGAGGGCAGCATCAGCTTTGCCGAAAGCACGCCGTTCAGGCCACCCATGATGGCGCCCGCCGCAAGGGTGAAAACGACGGTCGGCACGAAGCCGAAACCCATGGCGAAAGCCTGCGCCGCCACCATGCCGGAAACTGCGATGATCGAGCCGATGGACAGGTCGATTTCGCCGAGCAGGATCACATAGGTCATGCCATAGGCGGCAACGGCAATCACCGCCACCTGCTGCATGATGTTCATGAAGTTGTTGAAAGCGAGAAAGCGCGGGTTCAGCACTGCAAAGACCACGCAGAGCACGGCCAGCGAGATGATGATGCCGCCATACTGGCGGATCAGCGGGGAGCTGAAAAGCGAACGGCGGACTTCCGCGTCCACGGCTTTCTTCTGAATATTTTGTGCGTTGCTCATAGGTGCATTCCTGCTGCGTAGCTCATGACGGTTTCTGGCGTGAGGCCATCGGCATCGACAATGGCGGCGACATGCTTGTTATGCATGACGGCCACGCGGTCGCTCAGGCCCAGCACTTCCGGCAGTTCGGAGGAAACCATCAGGATCGCCGCGCCATTGGCGGCAAGTTCACGGATGATGCGATAGATTTCGAATTTCGCGCCGACATCGACGCCGCGTGTCGGCTCATCGAGAATGAGGATGCGCGGCTTTGTCTGCAGCCACTTTGCCAGCACGATCTTCTGCTGGTTGCCGCCGCTGAGCGACCCGGCAACCGTGTCGATGGATGCTGTCTTGATCGCAAGACGCAGCACTTCCGCCTTGGCGGCGGAGCGCTCCGCTTTCGAGCGCATGAGGCCGAAAGGCCCTGCAAGCTGGCCGAGCGCCACCATGTTGATATTGCGCTCAACGCTGTGTGGCAGAACGAGACCTTCTTCCTTGCGGTTCTCGGTCACGAAAGCAATGCCGTTGCGAATAGCATCGGTC from Brucella anthropi ATCC 49188 includes the following:
- a CDS encoding D-tagatose-bisphosphate aldolase, class II, non-catalytic subunit, translating into MSSTNVLSALPARYASGVRGGITSICSAHPLVIEAALLEGIATSTDVLIEATCNQVNQDGGYTGMTPADFRRFVEDIAARVGFDTKRLILGGDHLGPNPWKHLPAEEALAKSDVMIDAFVRAGFTKIHLDTSMGCAGEPVALPDAVTAERAARLAKVSEAAAHEAGYDLPVYIIGTEVPIPGGAMEEIEELELTKPGAAVETVAIHRKAFAALGLEDAFARAIGVVVQPGVEFGNENVVFYNSEKATALSGVLSEMAQFVFEAHSTDYQPVEALSDLVDDGFTILKVGPGLTFALREALYGLDQIAAFLDKLPEEETLRGKMEALLLAEPKNWEKYYHGDAEELRLQRHFSYSDRIRYYWPHPVATAAVDALLNRLEGRKIPETLISQYLGTLYPAVASGEIEATPHALMVEAVRNVVRTYGKAVGTH
- a CDS encoding tagatose kinase gives rise to the protein MKKIITIGEIVVEIMAVETGNGFKTAIPLIGPFASGAPAIFIDQAAKMGQSCGMVSAVGNDDFGALNIERLQKDGVDISAIGVHPTAATGSAFVRYRPDGNRDFIFNIKHSACSAIGLTPEAEMLIETADHLHIMGSALFSEGIVSAIHEATIRIKAKGGTVSFDPNIRKEMLELPGMRQALAHALENTDLFMPSGPEIFLFTKATEEKAAVEELLARGVKAVVVKRGAEGASYFDQSGEVFAPAFKVDEIDPTGAGDSFGAAFVTCWLRDMAPKEALVIANATGARAVGVKGPMEGTSTMAEIEAFLQKNGVPA
- a CDS encoding ABC transporter permease, whose translation is MSNAQNIQKKAVDAEVRRSLFSSPLIRQYGGIIISLAVLCVVFAVLNPRFLAFNNFMNIMQQVAVIAVAAYGMTYVILLGEIDLSIGSIIAVSGMVAAQAFAMGFGFVPTVVFTLAAGAIMGGLNGVLSAKLMLPSFIVTVATMGIYRGMVSLPTNGAPEIIENDTWLAIGSENWLGLPIIIWIVGVLFIFNYILLSKTVFGRRIYLSGGNKEAAIYSGIRVDRIKIIVFMLSGVMAAISGILLSSRLSSAQTNAGMGYELDAIAAVVLGGTSLAGGVGTMVGTILGALIIGVINNGMNMLSVPYFYQLIVKGVVILVAVWLDVRSKSMRT